The proteins below come from a single Zhouia spongiae genomic window:
- the fusA gene encoding elongation factor G, protein MARDLKYTRNIGIAAHIDAGKTTTTERILFYTGVSHKIGEVHDGASTMDWMEQEAERGITITSAATTCEWQFPSENGKPTADANAYRFNIIDTPGHVDFTVEVNRSLRVLDGLVFLFSAVDGVEPQSETNWRLADNYKVPRMGFVNKMDRQGSDFLNVCKQVREMLGSKAVPIVLPIGDEADFKGIVDLVKNRAVVWHEDNFGSTFDVVDIPEEMKDEVHQYRAELIEAVAEYDESLMEKFFEDEDSITEDEIHAALRAAVMDLSIIPMVCGSSFKNKGVQFLLDCVCRYLPSPLDKDDIIGTNPDTEEEVKRKPDPSAPFAALAFKIATDPFVGRLAFFRAYSGHLDAGSYVLNTRSGKKERISRIYQMHSNKQNAIDFIEAGDIGAAVGFKDIKTGDTLSDEKHPIVLESMDFPDPVIGIAVEPKTKADVDKLGVALSKLAEEDPTFQVKTDEASGQTIISGMGELHLDIIVDRLRREFKVEVNQGQPQVEYKEAITATADHREVYKKQSGGRGKFADIVFTMEPAEEGKTGLEFVNVIKGGNIPKEYIPSVEKGFREAMKNGPLAGFEMDAMKVTLKDGSFHPVDSDSLSFELAAKMGYKSAAKAARAVLMEPIMKLEVLTPEENMGDIVGDLNRRRGQVNNMSDRAGAKVIKAEVPLSEMFGYVTSLRTLSSGRATSTMEFSHYAETPSNIAEEVIKNAKGVNA, encoded by the coding sequence ATGGCAAGAGATTTAAAATATACAAGGAATATAGGTATCGCTGCTCATATTGATGCTGGTAAAACAACAACAACTGAGCGTATCCTTTTCTATACAGGGGTGTCTCATAAGATTGGCGAGGTACACGATGGTGCTTCTACTATGGACTGGATGGAACAGGAAGCTGAAAGAGGTATTACCATTACTTCTGCTGCGACAACCTGTGAATGGCAGTTCCCTAGTGAAAACGGTAAGCCGACTGCTGATGCAAATGCATACCGTTTCAATATTATAGATACTCCGGGACACGTTGATTTTACCGTAGAGGTGAATCGTTCATTACGTGTATTGGATGGGTTGGTTTTCTTATTTAGTGCGGTTGATGGTGTTGAGCCTCAGTCTGAGACTAACTGGAGGCTTGCGGATAACTACAAGGTGCCTCGTATGGGGTTTGTTAACAAAATGGACCGTCAGGGTTCTGACTTCCTGAATGTTTGTAAGCAAGTTCGTGAGATGTTAGGTTCAAAGGCTGTGCCGATTGTATTGCCTATAGGTGATGAAGCTGACTTTAAAGGGATTGTTGACCTGGTTAAAAACAGGGCTGTTGTCTGGCATGAAGACAACTTCGGTTCTACTTTTGATGTGGTTGATATTCCTGAAGAAATGAAAGATGAGGTTCATCAGTACAGGGCGGAGCTTATTGAGGCTGTTGCTGAGTATGATGAGTCTTTGATGGAGAAGTTCTTTGAAGATGAGGATTCTATTACTGAGGATGAGATTCATGCTGCCTTAAGAGCTGCTGTGATGGATCTTAGTATCATTCCGATGGTTTGTGGTTCTTCATTTAAGAATAAAGGTGTGCAGTTCTTGTTGGATTGTGTGTGCAGGTATTTGCCTTCTCCGTTAGACAAGGATGATATTATCGGGACAAACCCGGATACTGAGGAGGAAGTGAAAAGAAAGCCGGATCCAAGTGCGCCTTTTGCTGCATTGGCATTTAAGATTGCTACAGATCCTTTCGTAGGTCGTTTGGCATTCTTCCGTGCGTATTCAGGTCACTTAGATGCTGGTTCTTATGTTTTGAATACCCGTTCAGGTAAGAAAGAACGTATTTCCCGTATCTATCAGATGCATTCAAATAAACAAAATGCGATCGATTTTATCGAGGCCGGTGATATAGGTGCTGCTGTTGGATTTAAGGATATTAAAACCGGTGATACATTGTCTGATGAGAAACATCCTATTGTATTAGAGAGTATGGATTTCCCTGACCCGGTAATTGGTATCGCGGTTGAACCTAAGACTAAAGCTGATGTTGATAAGTTAGGTGTTGCTTTGTCTAAGTTGGCTGAAGAGGATCCGACTTTCCAGGTTAAAACTGATGAAGCTTCAGGTCAGACTATTATTTCTGGTATGGGTGAGCTTCACTTGGATATTATCGTCGACCGTCTTAGACGTGAGTTTAAGGTGGAGGTTAACCAGGGTCAGCCTCAGGTTGAGTACAAGGAAGCTATTACGGCTACTGCAGATCACAGAGAGGTTTATAAAAAACAGTCTGGTGGACGTGGTAAGTTTGCGGATATCGTATTTACTATGGAGCCTGCAGAAGAAGGTAAAACCGGTCTTGAGTTTGTTAACGTTATCAAGGGTGGTAATATTCCGAAAGAATATATTCCTTCAGTAGAGAAAGGTTTCAGGGAGGCTATGAAGAATGGTCCTCTGGCCGGATTCGAAATGGACGCCATGAAAGTTACGCTTAAAGACGGTTCTTTCCACCCGGTGGATTCAGATTCACTTTCATTCGAATTGGCTGCTAAAATGGGTTACAAATCCGCTGCAAAAGCTGCGCGTGCTGTACTTATGGAGCCGATTATGAAATTGGAGGTCCTTACTCCGGAAGAGAACATGGGTGATATCGTTGGGGATCTTAACCGTCGTCGCGGTCAGGTGAATAACATGAGTGACCGTGCGGGTGCTAAGGTTATCAAGGCGGAAGTTCCGTTATCGGAAATGTTCGGATATGTTACGTCATTAAGAACATTGTCTTCTGGTAGAGCAACTTCAACAATGGAATTTTCTCACTATGCTGAAACTCCTTCAAATATTGCTGAAGAAGTGATTAAAAATGCTAAAGGAGTTAACGCTTAA
- the rpsL gene encoding 30S ribosomal protein S12, with amino-acid sequence MPTISQLVRKGRAKITKKSKSVALDSCPQRRGVCTRVYTTTPKKPNSAMRKVARVRLTNGNEVNAYIPGEGHNLQEHSIVLVRGGRVKDLPGVRYHIVRGALDTAGVEGRTQRRSKYGAKRPKDKK; translated from the coding sequence ATGCCAACAATTTCACAATTAGTACGAAAAGGAAGGGCCAAGATTACTAAGAAGAGTAAATCGGTTGCTTTGGATTCGTGTCCTCAAAGAAGAGGGGTTTGTACGCGTGTTTACACCACTACGCCTAAGAAGCCTAACTCAGCTATGCGTAAAGTAGCCAGGGTTCGTCTGACAAATGGTAATGAGGTGAATGCATACATCCCCGGAGAAGGTCACAACCTCCAAGAGCACTCGATAGTATTAGTAAGAGGCGGAAGGGTTAAAGACTTACCGGGTGTTAGGTATCACATTGTTCGTGGTGCTCTTGATACTGCAGGTGTAGAAGGTAGAACGCAGCGTAGATCTAAATACGGTGCAAAACGCCCAAAAGACAAAAAGTAA
- the rpsG gene encoding 30S ribosomal protein S7, whose amino-acid sequence MRKRQAKKRPLLPDPKFNDQLVTRFVNNLMWDGKKSVAFKVFYDAIEIVDQKKQDDEKTALELWKDALSNVMPHVEVRSRRVGGATFQIPMQIRPDRKVSMAMKWLIGYARKRNEKSMAQRLASEILAAAKEEGAAVKKRVDTHKMAEANKAFSHFRF is encoded by the coding sequence ATGAGAAAAAGACAGGCGAAAAAGAGACCTCTTTTACCAGACCCGAAGTTTAACGATCAGTTAGTGACTCGTTTTGTAAACAACCTTATGTGGGATGGTAAAAAGTCTGTAGCTTTTAAAGTTTTTTATGATGCGATCGAAATCGTGGATCAGAAGAAACAAGATGATGAGAAAACTGCTCTTGAGTTGTGGAAGGATGCATTGTCTAATGTGATGCCTCACGTAGAAGTGCGTAGCCGTCGTGTAGGAGGTGCTACCTTTCAGATTCCTATGCAGATCAGGCCGGATAGAAAAGTTTCTATGGCTATGAAGTGGTTGATCGGTTATGCTCGTAAGCGTAATGAGAAATCAATGGCTCAGAGATTGGCTTCAGAAATCCTTGCTGCTGCTAAAGAAGAAGGTGCTGCAGTTAAGAAAAGAGTTGATACTCACAAAATGGCTGAAGCAAATAAAGCATTCTCTCACTTTAGATTTTAA